From Fusarium fujikuroi IMI 58289 draft genome, chromosome FFUJ_chr07, a single genomic window includes:
- a CDS encoding probable emopamil-binding protein (phenylalkylamine Ca2+ antagonist binding protein) yields MADLKHPYFPVDAVIPGYLPNSRPVAELIVTFGAIVGAVIGLTLWQTTRTAKPVRPIDKFAAALFALCGFLHITFEGYYLVYRYQLPGMSTLFAQLWKEYTLSDSRYLTHDIFTVSVETITCLAWGPLSFLAVVGILRDWHSRHVVQVIVCTAHVYGVALYYLTNWNESRVHGVAYSRPETVYFWIYYVGFNLPWAIVPIVLLRDSWLQVARAFEALEERKRE; encoded by the exons ATGGCTGACCTCAAACATCCATACTTTCCGGTTGACGCCGTCATCCCAGGATATCTCCCCAACAGCAGACCAGTGGCAGAGTTGATAGTGACCTTTGGTGCAATCGTTGGTGCTGTGATTGGCCTCACACTTTGGCAAACGACACGTACTGCAAAGCCTGTGCGGCCCATCGATAAGTTTGCTGCTGCTTTATTTGCGCTGT GCGGTTTCTTGCATATCACCTTTGAAG GATACTATCTTGTCTACCGCTATCAACTCCCTGGCATGTCGACCCTCTTCGCCCAGCTGTGGAAGGAATACACTCTATCAGACTCCCGCTACCTGACCCACGACATCTTCACCGTGAGCGTAGAGACCATCACATGT CTCGCCTGGGGACCCCTCTCATTCCTCGCCGTGGTAGGTATACTCAGGGATTGGCACAGTCGCCACGTCGTGCAGGTCATCGTCTGTACTGCCCATGTGTACGGTGTTGCGTTATATTACCTGACCAACTGGAATGAGTCGAGAGTGCACGGCGTGGCGTACAGCCGCCCGGAGACTGTGTACTTTTGGATCTACTATGTTGGTTTCAACCTCCCTTGGGCCATTGTACCTATCG TGCTGCTGCGAGATAGTTGGCTGCAGGTTGCCAGGGCGTTTGAAGCCttggaagagaggaagagggagtgA